A part of Haloarchaeobius sp. HME9146 genomic DNA contains:
- a CDS encoding PLP-dependent cysteine synthase family protein: MTTHEEPLDSVLETVGETPLVRVHAAPDDVPVYAKLESFNPGASVKDRIGKYMLERMLEDGQLEPGGTVIEPTAGNTGIGLAVAAGQLGLDAIFVVPERFSLEKQQLMRALGAEVINTPTEDDMGGAIDRAHELASELDNAVVPQQFENPLNTEAHYATTAPEIYDALDGKVGAVVAGCGTAGTLMGIARYHREQNPETYVGAVEPEGSLYSEFKGDHPDADAYKIEGIGTHDTTTNKLFEPDLVDDIIQVADQAAHAEVQRLASEEGHLVASSAGAASVAAIGVAERIASGEIDAPYDSVVTVFPDSSERYLSKGIYRPYEEWEG, from the coding sequence ATGACGACCCACGAGGAACCGCTGGACTCGGTGCTGGAGACGGTCGGTGAGACGCCGCTCGTGCGGGTTCACGCCGCCCCCGACGACGTTCCCGTCTACGCGAAGCTGGAATCGTTCAACCCTGGTGCCAGCGTGAAAGACCGCATCGGGAAGTACATGCTCGAACGGATGCTCGAAGACGGCCAGCTCGAACCGGGCGGGACCGTCATCGAGCCGACCGCGGGCAACACCGGCATCGGGCTGGCGGTCGCCGCCGGCCAGCTCGGCCTCGACGCCATCTTCGTCGTCCCCGAACGCTTCTCGCTCGAGAAGCAACAGCTCATGCGAGCGCTCGGTGCCGAGGTCATCAACACCCCGACCGAGGACGACATGGGCGGGGCCATCGACCGCGCCCACGAACTCGCTTCGGAACTCGACAACGCCGTCGTCCCCCAGCAGTTCGAGAACCCGCTGAACACCGAGGCGCACTACGCCACCACCGCCCCCGAGATATACGACGCCCTCGACGGGAAAGTCGGCGCAGTCGTCGCCGGCTGTGGCACCGCCGGGACCCTCATGGGCATCGCGAGGTACCACCGCGAGCAGAACCCCGAGACCTACGTCGGCGCGGTCGAACCCGAGGGCTCGCTCTACAGCGAGTTCAAGGGCGACCACCCGGACGCCGACGCCTACAAGATTGAGGGTATCGGCACCCACGACACGACCACCAACAAGCTGTTCGAGCCCGACCTCGTCGACGACATCATCCAGGTCGCCGACCAGGCCGCCCACGCCGAGGTCCAGCGCCTCGCCAGCGAGGAAGGCCACCTGGTCGCGTCCTCGGCTGGTGCCGCGAGCGTCGCCGCCATCGGCGTCGCCGAGCGCATCGCGAGCGGCGAGATAGACGCTCCCTACGACTCGGTCGTCACCGTCTTCCCCGACTCCTCCGAGCGATACCTCTCGAAGGGTATCTACCGGCCGTACGAGGAGTGGGAAGGCTGA
- a CDS encoding glycosyltransferase: MTQQVAAFTDTYLPTVNGVTYTIKSWRERWNRQDGWMDVVYPDSDGHSPDAGEYPVRSVPFPFYEGFRVGAPQIPDAVENADVIHAHTAFALGLASLRLARSEDKPLVASYHTPTAEYAEYISPSQTLAGGLQRLSKRYERWFYDRADLVITPSGPTRRHLTEVVGVDTPVRVVSNGIDTEQFQPVDATGFREKYDLSGTLVGYTGRHGYEKELDQILAATEGLDATVVFGGDGPAREDLEAEARKRDVDARFLGFLDREEMPAFYSALDVFTFPSPVETQGLVALEANACGTPVVGVNAGALAETVDDGVTGYHFERGDRDGFRAGIERALEDRDRLSENCLARRDEVSISNAVDRLASLYDSVS; encoded by the coding sequence ATGACGCAACAGGTTGCGGCCTTTACCGACACCTATCTCCCGACGGTAAACGGCGTGACCTACACCATCAAGTCCTGGCGGGAGCGATGGAACCGCCAGGACGGCTGGATGGACGTGGTGTACCCCGATTCCGACGGGCACTCGCCCGACGCAGGCGAGTACCCGGTCCGGTCGGTCCCCTTCCCGTTCTACGAGGGCTTCCGCGTCGGTGCCCCACAGATCCCCGACGCCGTCGAGAACGCGGACGTCATCCACGCACACACCGCGTTCGCGCTCGGCCTCGCCAGCCTGCGACTCGCGCGCTCGGAGGACAAACCGCTCGTCGCCTCCTACCACACGCCGACCGCGGAGTACGCGGAGTACATCTCGCCGTCGCAGACGCTGGCCGGCGGCCTCCAGCGTCTCAGCAAGCGGTACGAGCGCTGGTTCTACGACCGCGCCGACCTCGTCATCACGCCGTCGGGGCCGACGCGCCGCCACCTCACCGAGGTCGTCGGCGTCGATACGCCGGTGCGGGTCGTCTCGAACGGCATCGACACCGAGCAGTTCCAGCCGGTCGACGCAACCGGGTTCCGCGAGAAGTACGACCTCTCGGGCACCCTCGTCGGCTACACCGGCCGCCACGGCTACGAGAAGGAACTCGACCAGATACTCGCGGCCACGGAGGGGCTCGACGCGACCGTCGTCTTCGGCGGCGACGGGCCCGCCCGCGAGGACCTCGAGGCCGAGGCACGGAAACGAGACGTGGACGCACGGTTCCTCGGGTTCCTCGACCGCGAGGAGATGCCCGCGTTCTACTCCGCCCTCGACGTGTTCACCTTCCCCTCGCCTGTCGAGACGCAGGGACTCGTCGCCCTCGAGGCCAACGCCTGCGGGACGCCGGTCGTCGGTGTGAACGCCGGCGCACTCGCCGAGACGGTCGACGACGGCGTGACCGGGTATCACTTCGAGCGCGGCGACCGGGACGGGTTCCGAGCGGGCATCGAGCGCGCCCTCGAGGACCGCGACCGCCTCTCCGAGAACTGTCTCGCTCGTCGAGACGAGGTGAGCATCTCCAACGCGGTCGACCGACTCGCCTCGCTCTACGACAGCGTGTCGTAA
- a CDS encoding extracellular solute-binding protein translates to MRDDSPRTGSLQSRGLVDRRSVLQVAAGTGVGFGLGTLVGVEVANDDDDGDDGQRSSFDVTETTTARSTTSRDDDRPTTVTIHADSRFAEIGDEVVDELHGAGLGGDVEVEFLEGPHTTITRQNRYQQLLEAEQPEPTIMMMDSGWAMPFLRNFPFPNLSERFSAPVASRVENEYVEPLVETASDRDGALYGLPVFVQAPTIQYRKDLLETAGYDPEGANWATDPPDWELFSQVTKDTMEQTDTQGYTFQANRYIGLSCCTFNEVMSSLGGAYFGSPEKYLFGPVGERPVTVEEDPVLDALRLLRSFIHGTDAPDTLDRVAGDIAPAEVLEYTEEPSRNPFTEGRVVMHKNWPYAIEINAREEQFGSDLGVMPLPTGVPRSRTDYPETGGSVAALGGWHFLVNPYAPSDLQKQAVSVLEAVTTDRVRRFLFEKLALLPPETGLFSSLPADANPLGPYLPQLAYAVENTIPRPVTEVWPQESQRVVERVHAALSGDSTPGAAMTALADDLQTVEAAD, encoded by the coding sequence ATGCGAGACGATTCTCCCCGTACCGGGTCCCTGCAATCTCGGGGACTCGTCGACAGACGCAGCGTCCTCCAGGTCGCGGCAGGGACCGGTGTCGGATTCGGGCTCGGGACACTCGTCGGGGTCGAGGTCGCGAATGACGACGACGACGGCGACGACGGGCAGCGGTCGTCGTTCGACGTGACGGAGACGACCACGGCACGCTCGACGACCAGTCGCGACGACGACCGGCCGACGACGGTCACCATCCACGCGGACAGCCGGTTCGCGGAGATCGGCGACGAGGTCGTCGACGAACTACACGGTGCTGGGCTGGGCGGTGACGTCGAGGTCGAGTTCCTGGAGGGCCCACACACGACCATCACGCGCCAGAACCGGTACCAGCAGTTGCTCGAGGCTGAACAGCCCGAGCCGACCATCATGATGATGGACTCCGGGTGGGCGATGCCGTTCCTCCGGAATTTCCCGTTCCCGAACCTCTCGGAGCGCTTCTCCGCCCCGGTCGCCTCGCGCGTCGAGAACGAGTACGTCGAACCGCTGGTCGAGACAGCGAGTGACCGAGACGGGGCACTCTACGGGCTCCCGGTGTTCGTCCAGGCCCCGACCATCCAGTACCGGAAGGACCTGCTCGAGACGGCGGGCTACGACCCCGAAGGGGCGAACTGGGCGACGGACCCGCCTGACTGGGAACTCTTCTCGCAGGTCACGAAGGACACGATGGAACAGACCGACACGCAGGGCTACACCTTCCAGGCGAACAGGTACATCGGCCTCTCGTGTTGCACCTTCAACGAGGTCATGTCCTCGCTCGGGGGCGCGTACTTCGGCTCGCCCGAGAAGTACCTGTTCGGCCCGGTCGGCGAGCGCCCCGTGACGGTCGAGGAAGACCCGGTGCTCGACGCCCTCCGGCTGCTGCGCTCGTTCATCCACGGGACCGACGCACCGGACACGCTCGACCGGGTCGCGGGCGACATCGCGCCCGCCGAGGTCCTGGAGTACACCGAGGAGCCGTCCCGGAACCCGTTCACCGAGGGGCGGGTCGTGATGCACAAGAACTGGCCGTACGCCATCGAGATCAACGCCCGGGAGGAGCAGTTCGGGTCGGACCTCGGTGTGATGCCCCTGCCGACGGGCGTCCCGCGGTCCCGGACCGACTACCCGGAAACCGGCGGCTCGGTGGCGGCGCTCGGCGGCTGGCACTTCCTGGTGAACCCGTATGCCCCGTCGGATCTCCAGAAACAGGCCGTCTCCGTCCTCGAAGCCGTCACCACCGACAGGGTCAGACGGTTCCTCTTCGAGAAGCTGGCGCTCTTGCCCCCGGAGACGGGACTCTTCAGTTCGCTCCCGGCCGACGCGAACCCCCTCGGGCCGTACCTCCCGCAGTTGGCCTACGCCGTCGAGAACACGATACCGCGACCGGTGACTGAGGTCTGGCCCCAGGAATCGCAACGGGTCGTCGAGCGGGTCCACGCCGCCCTTTCGGGTGACTCGACTCCGGGTGCCGCGATGACAGCGCTCGCCGACGACCTTCAGACGGTGGAAGCGGCCGACTGA
- a CDS encoding YhbY family RNA-binding protein: MSNEELRREAHELDVTVWVGKGGIDAVVDELNDQLQGNQMVKVKFLRAARGGTSTEELAEELEALVNAELFDVRGNTAVYN, encoded by the coding sequence ATGAGTAACGAAGAGCTTCGCCGAGAGGCCCACGAACTCGATGTGACAGTGTGGGTCGGCAAAGGCGGTATCGACGCGGTCGTCGACGAGTTGAACGACCAGCTACAAGGAAACCAGATGGTGAAGGTGAAGTTCCTCCGGGCGGCCCGGGGGGGCACCTCGACCGAGGAGCTCGCCGAAGAACTGGAAGCCCTCGTGAACGCCGAGCTGTTCGACGTTCGCGGGAACACTGCCGTCTACAACTGA
- a CDS encoding recombinase RecA, whose product MYDLADVLPDAELSPGTNLLVAGPPLTGKRQIALDILASGSKQGEGTIVVTTKDSAQKIFDQYEGRVDDIDAVDIGIVDCVTKQRGVNNVTDDARIKYASSPVDMTGIGIKLSEFLEEFYEVRGHRKNRILLHSVSTLLMYSDLQTVFRFLHVFTGRVQSADALGVYIIDSTAHDDQTMNTLKQLFDAVIEVEENDDGEPTLHTAGIPSQ is encoded by the coding sequence ATGTATGACCTGGCCGACGTTCTACCGGATGCGGAACTCTCTCCCGGCACGAACCTGCTGGTTGCCGGTCCACCGCTGACGGGGAAACGACAGATCGCGCTGGACATCCTCGCTAGTGGCTCCAAGCAGGGCGAGGGCACCATCGTAGTTACCACCAAGGACAGCGCCCAGAAGATCTTCGACCAGTACGAGGGTCGCGTCGACGACATCGACGCGGTCGACATCGGCATCGTCGACTGCGTGACGAAGCAACGAGGCGTCAACAACGTCACCGACGACGCCCGGATCAAGTACGCGTCGTCGCCGGTCGACATGACGGGCATCGGTATCAAGCTCTCCGAGTTCCTCGAGGAGTTCTACGAGGTACGAGGCCACCGCAAGAACCGTATCCTGCTGCACTCCGTCTCGACGCTCCTGATGTACTCGGACCTCCAGACCGTCTTCCGCTTCCTCCACGTGTTCACCGGCCGCGTCCAGTCCGCCGACGCGCTCGGCGTCTACATCATCGACTCGACGGCCCACGACGACCAGACGATGAACACGCTGAAACAGCTGTTCGACGCGGTCATCGAGGTCGAGGAGAACGACGACGGCGAACCGACGCTCCACACCGCCGGTATCCCGTCGCAGTAA
- a CDS encoding glycosyltransferase family 4 protein, whose translation MRVLNHLELESQLERSGIGTAADQQRESLARAAPDIDVVDSPWTDGSIPDAAFAKLAFDEDLFADYDLAHCNMIGPESLAVARHAKRNDIPLVLHAHVTKEDFRGSFRFSNAVAPALGQYLKRFYSQADLVLCPSEYTKGVLDDYPLSAPIKPISNGIDLDSMAGHEPFREETREEYDLEGMVVFAVGSVFERKGLTTFCELAQATDYDFAWFGTYDEGPHASKTVRKWTQNPPENLTFTGWVDDKRAAFAAGDVFCFPSKVENQGLVVLEAMACEKAVVLRDIPVFREYFEDGHDCLLCETNAEFEAALDRLDENPDLRRRLGENARETAEEHSLETIGAELADTYRDLLSAD comes from the coding sequence GTGCGCGTCCTGAACCACCTCGAACTCGAATCCCAGTTGGAGCGAAGCGGCATCGGCACCGCCGCCGACCAGCAGCGCGAGTCCCTGGCGCGGGCCGCCCCCGACATCGACGTCGTCGACTCGCCCTGGACCGACGGCTCCATCCCGGACGCCGCGTTCGCCAAACTCGCGTTCGACGAGGACCTCTTCGCCGACTACGACCTCGCTCACTGCAACATGATCGGCCCGGAGTCGCTGGCCGTGGCCCGCCACGCCAAGCGCAACGACATCCCGCTGGTTCTCCACGCCCACGTGACCAAGGAGGACTTCCGGGGGTCGTTCCGGTTCTCGAACGCGGTCGCGCCAGCCCTCGGCCAGTATCTCAAGCGGTTCTACTCGCAGGCCGACCTCGTGCTCTGTCCCTCTGAGTACACCAAGGGCGTCCTCGACGACTACCCGCTCTCTGCGCCCATCAAACCCATCTCGAACGGTATCGACCTCGACTCGATGGCCGGCCACGAACCCTTCCGCGAGGAGACCCGCGAGGAGTACGACCTGGAGGGCATGGTCGTCTTCGCCGTCGGGAGCGTCTTCGAGCGCAAGGGCCTGACCACCTTCTGCGAACTCGCACAGGCGACCGACTACGACTTCGCGTGGTTCGGGACGTACGACGAGGGGCCACACGCCTCGAAGACCGTCCGGAAGTGGACCCAGAACCCACCCGAGAACCTCACCTTCACCGGCTGGGTGGACGACAAGCGCGCCGCGTTCGCCGCCGGTGACGTGTTCTGCTTCCCGTCGAAGGTGGAGAACCAGGGCCTCGTCGTGCTGGAGGCGATGGCCTGCGAGAAGGCAGTCGTCCTGCGTGACATCCCCGTCTTCCGGGAGTACTTCGAGGACGGCCACGACTGCCTGCTCTGTGAGACCAACGCGGAGTTCGAGGCCGCCCTGGACCGCCTCGACGAGAACCCCGACCTCCGCCGCCGGCTGGGCGAGAACGCCCGCGAGACCGCCGAAGAACACAGTCTGGAGACCATCGGCGCGGAACTGGCGGACACCTACCGCGACCTCCTCTCGGCCGACTGA
- a CDS encoding ribonuclease P protein component 4: MTIAEERIDRLDALAREATRNGEFDRAREYVRLARRIAERNRVRLPYRFRRFTCDDCDAYLLPGVNARTRLQDGHVVVTCDCGHHTRYPYR, encoded by the coding sequence ATGACCATCGCGGAGGAGCGAATCGACCGGCTGGACGCCCTCGCCCGCGAGGCGACGCGCAACGGCGAGTTCGACCGTGCCCGAGAGTACGTCCGGCTCGCCAGACGCATCGCCGAGCGGAACCGGGTCCGGCTCCCGTACCGGTTCAGACGCTTCACCTGTGACGACTGTGACGCCTACCTCCTCCCGGGTGTGAACGCCCGGACGCGACTGCAGGACGGCCACGTCGTCGTGACCTGCGACTGCGGGCACCACACGCGGTACCCGTACCGCTAA
- a CDS encoding mechanosensitive ion channel family protein, translating into MFGGVLLQGNGAGLDGLARALFDAGVPEAYAADVASAILFLVGFLGVYTIGRIVVLPLVGTLMDRRGLDKHARIPLRKITNFAIIFAAIGFAFAFAGFGNILTALATIGAAATLAIGFAMQDVIANFVAGVFIFTDKPFRIGDWIEWDGYSGIVEDISLRVTRVRTFDNELLTVPNSQLTNGVIKNPVAKDQLRLQFLFGIGYDDDIDKATEIIVEEAEQHDGIMDDPEPTVRLTELGDSSVGLKSRIWIDNPSRADFVRTRGEYVQAVKERFDEEGIDIPYPNRTIGGSLDVAQLSEVVTADD; encoded by the coding sequence ATGTTCGGGGGCGTACTCCTGCAGGGGAACGGCGCGGGCCTCGACGGGCTCGCCAGGGCCCTGTTCGACGCCGGCGTCCCGGAAGCGTACGCAGCCGATGTGGCCTCGGCCATCCTGTTCCTCGTCGGCTTCCTCGGGGTCTACACAATCGGGCGGATCGTCGTCCTCCCGCTCGTCGGGACGCTCATGGACCGCCGGGGACTGGACAAACACGCCCGGATTCCCCTCCGGAAGATAACCAACTTCGCGATAATCTTCGCCGCGATCGGCTTCGCGTTCGCGTTCGCCGGCTTCGGAAACATCCTGACCGCCCTCGCCACCATCGGTGCGGCGGCCACGCTCGCCATCGGTTTCGCGATGCAGGACGTCATCGCGAACTTCGTCGCGGGCGTGTTTATCTTCACGGACAAGCCCTTCCGCATCGGCGACTGGATCGAGTGGGACGGGTATTCGGGAATCGTCGAGGACATCAGCCTGCGCGTCACCCGTGTCCGGACGTTCGACAACGAGCTCCTGACGGTGCCGAACTCGCAGCTGACCAACGGCGTCATCAAGAACCCGGTCGCGAAGGACCAGCTCCGTCTGCAGTTCCTGTTCGGCATCGGGTACGACGACGACATCGACAAGGCGACCGAGATAATCGTCGAGGAAGCAGAGCAACACGACGGTATCATGGACGACCCCGAGCCGACGGTCCGACTCACCGAGTTGGGCGACTCCTCCGTCGGGCTGAAGTCCCGCATCTGGATCGACAACCCGTCGCGCGCCGACTTCGTCCGGACCCGCGGTGAGTACGTCCAGGCCGTCAAGGAGCGCTTCGACGAGGAGGGCATCGACATCCCCTACCCGAACCGCACCATCGGCGGTTCCCTCGACGTGGCACAGCTCTCGGAAGTCGTCACCGCAGACGACTGA
- a CDS encoding DUF5798 family protein has product MGLGSAGKMLQTLQTVSERAEQLYAQLKDVRERLTQIENDVDATTKTVGELETELTEHRVILEALAEKEGIDVGELLADELITEAESPAEAVADADSTAEDIPVEEEGTAPDEGTTSSASTSE; this is encoded by the coding sequence ATGGGACTTGGTTCGGCAGGCAAGATGCTACAGACCCTCCAGACGGTTTCAGAGCGCGCAGAACAGCTCTACGCACAGCTCAAGGACGTCAGGGAGCGCCTCACACAGATCGAGAACGACGTGGACGCGACCACGAAGACGGTCGGTGAACTCGAGACGGAGCTCACCGAGCACCGCGTGATCCTCGAGGCACTCGCAGAGAAGGAGGGTATCGACGTGGGTGAACTCCTCGCGGACGAGCTCATCACCGAGGCGGAATCCCCAGCCGAGGCGGTCGCCGATGCCGACTCCACGGCCGAGGACATCCCCGTCGAAGAGGAAGGCACCGCACCGGACGAGGGGACGACCAGTTCTGCCAGCACGAGCGAGTAA
- a CDS encoding DUF2797 domain-containing protein, translating to MQIVGYETERESRAPALVFAEDGTTTRQRLDPGAEFAYTLGDRWCAGALSDEEHRPCDRDETPYCYQHQRTWQCAICTGDCDKPLDSCEEEHAVYLAAFAPDTFKVGVTRSWRLETRLREQGADRAAHIHTVSDGRIARQLEAEHAREVPLRDRVRVPTKLAGFGTTVDEPAWTDLLARFDPIETFTFDYGLDLSVQPVAETVLAGEVVGVKGRVLVLDNAGTTYAVDLRDLVGYGVEERAPERDLQSSLAVFS from the coding sequence GTGCAGATCGTCGGCTACGAGACCGAGCGCGAGTCGCGCGCGCCGGCCCTGGTGTTCGCCGAGGACGGGACGACGACCCGCCAGCGCCTCGACCCGGGGGCCGAGTTCGCGTACACCCTGGGCGACCGCTGGTGTGCGGGTGCCCTCTCCGACGAGGAACACCGCCCGTGCGACCGCGACGAGACGCCCTACTGCTACCAGCACCAGCGCACCTGGCAGTGTGCAATCTGTACGGGCGACTGCGACAAACCGCTCGACAGCTGCGAGGAGGAACACGCGGTCTATCTGGCCGCGTTCGCCCCGGACACGTTCAAGGTCGGCGTCACCCGCTCGTGGCGGCTGGAGACGCGCCTCCGCGAGCAGGGGGCCGACCGGGCCGCCCACATCCACACCGTCTCCGACGGCCGCATCGCCCGGCAACTGGAGGCCGAACACGCCCGGGAGGTGCCCCTGCGGGACCGGGTCCGCGTCCCCACGAAACTCGCCGGGTTCGGAACCACGGTCGACGAACCGGCCTGGACCGACCTCCTCGCGAGGTTCGACCCCATCGAGACGTTCACCTTCGACTACGGCCTCGACCTGTCGGTCCAGCCGGTCGCCGAGACCGTCCTGGCCGGCGAGGTCGTCGGCGTGAAAGGGCGGGTGCTGGTGCTGGACAACGCCGGCACGACCTACGCCGTCGACCTCCGCGACCTGGTCGGCTACGGCGTCGAGGAGCGGGCACCCGAGCGCGACCTGCAGTCGAGTCTCGCCGTCTTCTCCTGA
- a CDS encoding CoA-binding protein, which translates to MPVQSDTNLREVLEYDTVAVVGCSNSPGKAAHDIPKYLQSHGYRIVPVNPFADEILGEPTYDSLADVEEEIDVVDVFRPSEEVAGIVDEALARDDVKVIWTQLGIRDDDAAKKAEDAGIQVVQDKCMKVEHSRLV; encoded by the coding sequence ATGCCAGTCCAGAGTGACACCAACCTTCGCGAGGTTCTCGAGTACGACACGGTCGCCGTCGTCGGCTGCTCGAACTCGCCCGGCAAGGCCGCCCACGACATCCCGAAGTACCTGCAGTCACACGGCTATCGAATCGTTCCTGTGAACCCCTTCGCCGACGAGATTCTCGGCGAGCCAACCTACGACTCGCTCGCGGACGTCGAGGAGGAGATCGACGTCGTCGACGTGTTCCGTCCCTCCGAGGAGGTCGCGGGCATCGTCGACGAAGCACTGGCCCGTGACGACGTGAAGGTTATCTGGACCCAGCTCGGAATCCGTGACGACGATGCCGCGAAGAAGGCGGAAGATGCGGGCATCCAGGTGGTTCAGGACAAGTGCATGAAGGTCGAGCACTCCCGACTCGTCTGA